A single window of Paenibacillus sp. SYP-B4298 DNA harbors:
- a CDS encoding Gfo/Idh/MocA family protein has product MNKMKVGIIGCGNISKIYFTNLQKYEEVEVYACADLDVSRAEARAAEFGVGKAYSVDELIADPAVEIVVNLTIPQAHAEVSIRALEAGKHVYVEKPLAVTREEAKAMLDTASRKGLRLASAPETFLGGGIQTCRKLVDDGAIGTPISISGFMICGGHESWHPDPAFYYKRGGGPMFDMGPYYLTAFVNLLGPMRRVTGSAVISYPERTIMSEPKRGEVVQVETPTHIAGVIDFVSGAVGTLITSFDAKAGSSLPSIELHGSAGTLLIPDPNLFGGEVKLRRAGSWEWEKIELTHSYIDNDRGVGVADMARAIQAGEPHRASGELAYHVLEAMHGFHDASAEGRHYELQSRCERPEPMTPLSI; this is encoded by the coding sequence ATGAACAAGATGAAGGTAGGCATCATCGGTTGCGGCAACATAAGCAAGATTTATTTCACGAATCTGCAAAAGTATGAGGAAGTTGAAGTCTATGCCTGCGCTGATCTGGATGTCAGCCGCGCAGAGGCGCGCGCCGCTGAATTCGGTGTGGGCAAGGCCTACTCTGTAGATGAGCTGATCGCCGATCCCGCTGTCGAGATTGTGGTCAATCTCACGATTCCGCAGGCGCATGCGGAGGTCTCGATCCGGGCTCTGGAGGCCGGCAAGCATGTCTATGTCGAGAAGCCGCTCGCTGTGACGCGTGAGGAAGCGAAGGCGATGCTGGATACGGCGAGCCGCAAGGGACTCCGGTTGGCAAGCGCGCCGGAGACCTTCCTGGGCGGCGGCATTCAGACCTGCCGCAAGCTGGTGGATGATGGAGCGATCGGAACACCGATCTCCATCTCCGGCTTTATGATCTGCGGCGGACACGAGAGCTGGCATCCTGACCCGGCGTTCTATTACAAGCGCGGCGGCGGGCCGATGTTCGACATGGGGCCGTATTACTTGACCGCCTTCGTCAATCTGCTGGGCCCGATGCGTCGCGTGACGGGTTCGGCTGTCATCTCGTACCCGGAACGCACGATTATGAGCGAGCCCAAGCGCGGTGAGGTGGTTCAGGTGGAGACGCCGACGCATATCGCGGGCGTCATCGATTTTGTAAGCGGCGCGGTTGGCACACTCATTACAAGCTTTGATGCGAAGGCGGGCTCGTCGCTCCCGAGCATCGAGCTGCATGGCAGTGCAGGCACGCTGTTGATCCCGGACCCGAACCTCTTCGGCGGCGAGGTCAAGCTGCGCCGTGCCGGCAGTTGGGAATGGGAGAAGATCGAGCTGACGCATAGTTATATCGACAATGATCGCGGCGTCGGCGTTGCGGATATGGCGCGTGCCATTCAGGCAGGGGAGCCGCATCGCGCCAGCGGCGAGCTGGCCTACCATGTGCTGGAGGCGATGCATGGCTTCCATGATGCGTCCGCGGAAGGGCGGCATTATGAGCTGCAGAGCCGCTGTGAGCGACCGGAGCCTATGACTCCTTTGTCTATCTGA
- a CDS encoding Gfo/Idh/MocA family protein, producing the protein MTNVRVGMVGYKFMGKAHSNAYRALPMFLPDVPHPELKAICGRDPQGVEQARAQFGWESAVTDWRELVARDDIDLIDINAPSDAHKEIALAAAANGKHIFCEKPLALTLADSKEMHEAAVKAGVKHMVGFNYRFAPAVQLAKKLVSEGRIGKIYHYRAWFLQDWIIEEDFPLVWRLQKEIAGSGSHGDLGAHCIDLARFLVGEFQEVIGMSETFIKQRPLPSEMTGLSAKGSKDAPLGEVTVDDATLFMTRFENGALGSFEATRFAAGHRCTNAFEINGSKGSIKFDFERLNELQVYFTEDDADVQGFRRVLVTDPPHAYMEAWWPPGHTIGYEHTFTHEMHEMMSAIAEDRQPVPNFEDGVKCQEVLEAVDRSIEERRWVQLKELQ; encoded by the coding sequence ATGACAAATGTTCGTGTCGGCATGGTTGGCTATAAATTTATGGGGAAGGCGCATAGCAATGCGTATCGCGCATTGCCGATGTTTCTGCCGGATGTCCCCCACCCGGAGCTGAAGGCGATCTGTGGCCGCGACCCTCAGGGCGTCGAGCAGGCGCGCGCCCAATTCGGCTGGGAGAGCGCCGTCACTGACTGGCGGGAGCTGGTCGCACGCGACGACATCGACTTGATCGACATCAATGCGCCCAGCGATGCGCATAAGGAGATTGCGCTGGCGGCAGCGGCTAATGGCAAGCATATCTTCTGCGAGAAGCCGCTGGCGCTGACGCTGGCAGACTCCAAGGAAATGCATGAAGCAGCGGTCAAGGCGGGTGTGAAGCATATGGTGGGCTTCAACTACCGGTTTGCTCCGGCGGTACAGCTTGCGAAGAAGCTGGTGAGCGAGGGGCGTATCGGCAAAATCTATCATTATCGCGCCTGGTTTCTGCAGGACTGGATTATTGAGGAGGACTTCCCGCTCGTCTGGCGTCTGCAGAAGGAGATTGCGGGCTCCGGCTCGCATGGCGATCTCGGCGCTCACTGTATCGACCTTGCCCGCTTCCTGGTAGGTGAATTCCAGGAGGTCATCGGCATGAGCGAGACGTTCATCAAGCAGCGGCCGCTGCCGTCGGAGATGACCGGGCTGAGCGCCAAGGGCAGCAAGGATGCGCCGCTGGGCGAGGTGACGGTTGATGATGCGACCTTGTTCATGACCCGCTTCGAGAATGGTGCGCTCGGCAGCTTCGAGGCGACGCGCTTCGCGGCAGGGCATCGCTGTACGAATGCGTTCGAGATTAACGGCAGCAAGGGCAGCATCAAGTTTGATTTTGAACGGCTCAATGAACTGCAGGTGTACTTCACCGAGGATGATGCCGATGTGCAGGGCTTCCGCCGCGTGCTGGTGACTGACCCGCCGCATGCATATATGGAGGCGTGGTGGCCGCCGGGTCACACGATCGGTTACGAGCACACCTTTACCCATGAGATGCATGAGATGATGAGTGCCATTGCGGAGGATCGCCAGCCGGTGCCGAACTTTGAGGACGGGGTGAAATGCCAGGAGGTGCTGGAGGCGGTCGACCGCTCGATCGAGGAACGCAGATGGGTGCAGCTCAAGGAATTGCAATAA
- the purK gene encoding 5-(carboxyamino)imidazole ribonucleotide synthase has protein sequence MSSLEASKTPRVIRPGATIGILGGGQLGRMMALSGSNMGYRFVALDPAQDAPCGQVAGQIVAAYDDREAARELARRSDVITYEFENVDSGVAAMLMEESYVPQGSELLYTTQHRLREKRAIEAAGVKVAPYAEIGSEQELREAVIRLGLPSVLKTATGGYDGKGQWVLRSEADIAPAYAELSRAGVELVLEQFIRFDKELSVIAARSPLGEIRTFPVAENIHVDNILHLSIVPARISQQVEEQARELAVKIANGLNAVGLIAVEMFLTADGELYVNELAPRPHNSGHYTMEACRTSQFEQHVRAVCSLPLGDTSLMTPVVMVNVLGEHVAPVLERFAVADEAAARLGVVPKLHLYGKSEAKVKRKMGHINVLADDVDAALAWIDETNIWGA, from the coding sequence ATGAGCAGTCTGGAAGCGAGCAAGACCCCGCGCGTCATTCGCCCGGGCGCGACGATCGGTATCCTGGGGGGCGGGCAGCTCGGTCGCATGATGGCGCTGTCCGGCAGCAACATGGGCTATCGCTTTGTGGCGCTTGATCCGGCGCAGGATGCGCCATGCGGACAAGTAGCCGGTCAGATCGTGGCGGCATATGATGACCGCGAGGCAGCCAGGGAGCTGGCGCGCCGCTCGGATGTCATTACGTATGAATTCGAGAATGTCGACTCCGGCGTAGCGGCGATGCTGATGGAGGAATCCTATGTGCCGCAGGGCAGCGAGCTGCTCTATACGACCCAGCATCGCCTGCGCGAGAAGCGCGCTATCGAGGCGGCAGGTGTGAAGGTTGCGCCTTATGCCGAGATTGGCAGCGAGCAGGAGCTGCGCGAGGCGGTCATAAGGCTGGGGCTGCCGAGTGTGCTCAAGACGGCGACGGGCGGCTATGACGGCAAGGGTCAGTGGGTGCTGCGCTCCGAGGCGGACATTGCTCCTGCCTACGCCGAGCTGAGCCGTGCTGGCGTGGAGCTGGTGCTGGAGCAGTTCATCCGCTTCGACAAGGAGCTGTCGGTCATCGCGGCTCGCAGCCCGCTGGGCGAGATTCGCACCTTCCCGGTAGCCGAGAATATTCATGTCGACAATATATTGCATCTGTCGATCGTCCCGGCTCGCATCTCGCAGCAGGTGGAGGAGCAGGCTCGTGAGCTGGCGGTGAAGATAGCCAACGGATTGAATGCGGTGGGCCTGATCGCAGTCGAGATGTTCCTCACCGCAGACGGCGAGCTGTATGTGAATGAATTGGCGCCGCGTCCGCATAATAGCGGTCACTATACGATGGAGGCATGCCGCACGTCGCAATTCGAGCAGCATGTGCGCGCGGTGTGCAGTCTGCCGCTCGGCGATACGTCGCTGATGACGCCAGTGGTTATGGTGAATGTGCTGGGCGAGCATGTTGCGCCTGTGCTGGAGCGGTTCGCTGTGGCGGACGAGGCGGCGGCGCGGCTGGGTGTCGTGCCGAAGCTTCATCTGTATGGCAAGAGCGAGGCGAAGGTCAAGCGCAAGATGGGACATATCAATGTGCTGGCGGATGATGTGGACGCTGCGCTGGCCTGGATCGATGAAACGAATATATGGGGGGCTTGA
- a CDS encoding phosphoribosylaminoimidazolesuccinocarboxamide synthase — protein sequence MNSEAISTAEPYVKAPLLYKGKVRELYDLGEHYLIVVTDRISAFDYVLDPAVPNKGNVLNRLSAYWFEQTAAIQPNHVVHTDVDKLGELITQPDLLRDRIMVTRKAERIDIECVVRGYITGGGWRQYVQTSAINGIELPQGLRKNERFPEPIFTPAAKNDVGHDEDIPFSRMQELVGAELAEELRDRSIKLYTFAHERCAQQGIILADCKFEFGLIDGKVILIDEIFTPDSSRFWAQDKYELDTEIDSMDKEPVRTYLLQSDWDRDSKPAPLPEHVVAETSSRYLDIYSRLTGK from the coding sequence ATGAATAGCGAAGCGATCTCCACGGCGGAGCCTTATGTCAAGGCCCCGCTCCTGTACAAGGGCAAGGTGCGCGAGCTGTACGATCTGGGAGAGCATTATCTGATTGTGGTCACCGACCGCATCTCGGCGTTTGACTATGTGCTCGACCCGGCTGTGCCGAATAAGGGCAATGTGCTGAATCGGCTGAGCGCTTACTGGTTCGAGCAGACGGCAGCCATCCAGCCGAACCATGTCGTTCATACGGATGTGGACAAGCTGGGTGAGCTGATTACGCAGCCTGACCTGCTGCGTGACCGGATCATGGTGACGCGCAAGGCGGAGCGGATCGACATCGAATGCGTCGTGCGCGGCTATATCACAGGCGGTGGCTGGAGACAATATGTGCAGACATCTGCGATCAACGGCATTGAGCTGCCACAGGGTCTGCGCAAGAACGAGCGGTTCCCTGAGCCGATCTTCACGCCTGCTGCGAAGAATGATGTCGGTCATGACGAGGACATCCCCTTCTCCCGCATGCAGGAGCTGGTGGGAGCGGAGCTGGCAGAGGAGCTGCGTGATCGGAGCATCAAGCTGTACACGTTCGCGCATGAGCGCTGCGCGCAGCAGGGCATTATTCTGGCGGACTGCAAGTTTGAATTCGGCCTGATCGACGGCAAGGTCATCTTGATTGATGAAATCTTCACACCGGATTCCTCGCGCTTCTGGGCGCAGGACAAGTATGAGCTGGATACGGAGATTGACAGCATGGACAAGGAGCCCGTGCGCACCTACCTGCTGCAATCTGACTGGGATCGCGACAGCAAGCCGGCCCCGCTGCCGGAGCATGTTGTGGCAGAGACCAGCAGCCGTTATCTGGACATCTACAGCAGGCTGACCGGGAAGTAG
- the purE gene encoding 5-(carboxyamino)imidazole ribonucleotide mutase: protein MSAKVGVIMGSKSDWETMKLACDVLDELEIPYEKKVVSAHRTPDLMFEYAETAVQRGLKVIIAGAGGAAHLPGMVAAKTTLPVIGVPVKSSNLSGMDSLLSIVQMPAGIPVATVAIGNAGGSNAGLLAAQMLGAFDPEVQARVEARRERTKQAVLESSETL, encoded by the coding sequence ATGTCTGCGAAGGTGGGCGTCATCATGGGCAGCAAGTCGGATTGGGAGACTATGAAGCTTGCCTGTGACGTTCTGGACGAGTTGGAGATTCCTTATGAGAAGAAGGTCGTGTCGGCGCATCGAACGCCGGACTTGATGTTTGAATACGCAGAAACGGCTGTACAGCGCGGATTGAAGGTGATTATCGCGGGTGCGGGCGGGGCTGCACATCTGCCGGGGATGGTCGCCGCGAAGACGACTTTGCCGGTTATTGGTGTTCCTGTGAAATCCTCTAACCTTAGCGGCATGGATTCGCTGCTCTCGATCGTGCAGATGCCGGCAGGCATCCCCGTTGCGACGGTAGCGATCGGCAATGCGGGCGGCTCCAATGCCGGGCTGCTGGCCGCGCAGATGCTGGGCGCGTTCGACCCGGAGGTGCAGGCGCGCGTGGAGGCTCGCCGCGAGCGGACGAAGCAGGCGGTTCTGGAAAGCAGTGAGACGCTATGA
- a CDS encoding ThuA domain-containing protein translates to MRKALIVWGGWLGHEPQQVADIFAEVLKQENFEVEISDTLQAFADAEKLKGLDLIIPLWTMGKIEQELVNNVSAAVQSGVGLAGCHGGMCDAFRENVDWQFMTGGNWVAHPGNDGVEYVVNIKQSSSPLVDGMQDFTVKTEQYYLHVDPAVEVLATTRFPLVDGPHVLNKAVDMPVAWTKRWGVGRVYYNSLGHVANIIAMSEVKEMMRRGFLWAAEGKELAARAGASAEAAYTGMADNQL, encoded by the coding sequence ATGAGAAAAGCGTTGATTGTGTGGGGCGGCTGGCTTGGGCATGAGCCGCAGCAGGTGGCGGATATTTTCGCAGAGGTGCTGAAGCAGGAGAATTTCGAGGTGGAAATATCGGATACGCTGCAGGCTTTCGCTGATGCCGAGAAGCTGAAGGGGCTGGATCTGATCATCCCGCTCTGGACGATGGGCAAGATCGAGCAGGAGCTTGTGAACAATGTATCGGCGGCTGTGCAGAGCGGTGTTGGTCTGGCAGGCTGCCATGGCGGCATGTGCGATGCGTTCCGCGAAAATGTCGACTGGCAGTTCATGACCGGCGGCAATTGGGTGGCGCATCCGGGGAATGATGGGGTGGAGTACGTCGTCAATATCAAGCAAAGCTCCAGTCCGCTAGTGGATGGCATGCAGGATTTTACAGTCAAGACCGAGCAATATTATCTGCATGTTGATCCGGCGGTTGAGGTGCTTGCTACGACTCGCTTCCCGCTGGTCGATGGGCCGCATGTACTGAACAAGGCTGTCGATATGCCGGTTGCCTGGACGAAGCGTTGGGGCGTGGGCCGTGTATACTACAATTCGCTCGGACATGTCGCCAATATTATCGCTATGTCGGAAGTGAAAGAAATGATGCGCAGAGGGTTTCTGTGGGCAGCGGAGGGCAAGGAGCTCGCGGCACGCGCAGGAGCGTCAGCAGAAGCAGCATATACAGGGATGGCGGATAACCAGTTGTAA
- the purS gene encoding phosphoribosylformylglycinamidine synthase subunit PurS, translating to MKATVYVTIKQNVLDPQGSAVQGALHTMGFAEVGKVRIGKYLELELDTTDRSEAEARITSMCEKLLANTVIEDYRFELEG from the coding sequence ATGAAAGCAACCGTATATGTCACAATCAAGCAAAATGTATTGGACCCACAAGGCAGCGCTGTTCAGGGAGCATTGCATACGATGGGCTTTGCCGAGGTAGGCAAGGTGAGAATCGGCAAGTATTTGGAACTGGAGCTGGACACGACAGACCGTTCCGAAGCGGAAGCGCGGATTACCTCGATGTGCGAAAAGCTGCTTGCAAATACGGTAATTGAAGATTACCGCTTTGAATTGGAGGGTTAA
- the purB gene encoding adenylosuccinate lyase → MLERYSRPEMRAIWTEENKFKAWLEVELCACEAWVELGVIPKEDVEALRAKASFDIDRIYEIEQETRHDVIAFTRAVSETVGAERKWVHYGLTSTDVVDTATGYLLRQANEILLRDIEQFIEILRVQAIAYKDTPMMGRTHGVHAEPTTFGLKVALWYEEMKRNLERFQHAADGVQYGKISGAVGTYANIDPFVEEFVCRKLGTKPAPISTQTLQRDRHAEYMATLALIATSLDKFATEIRALQKSEFREVEEPFAKGQKGSSAMPHKRNPIGCENISGLARVIRGHMISAYENVPLWHERDISHSSVERVILPDATMLLNYMLNRLGNIIKNLTVFPENMKRNMQRTYGVPFSGRVMTKLIDKGFSREQAYDTVQPRAMQAWEEQRQFRDIIESTPEITGVLSAEEIDDCFNPAWHLKHVDTIFARLGLN, encoded by the coding sequence ATGTTGGAACGGTACAGCAGACCAGAGATGAGAGCAATCTGGACAGAGGAGAACAAATTCAAGGCATGGCTTGAGGTGGAGCTGTGCGCTTGTGAGGCTTGGGTAGAGCTGGGCGTCATTCCGAAGGAGGATGTGGAGGCGCTGCGCGCCAAAGCAAGCTTCGACATTGACCGCATCTATGAGATCGAGCAGGAGACGCGCCATGATGTGATTGCCTTCACGCGGGCGGTGTCCGAGACGGTCGGCGCAGAGCGTAAATGGGTTCATTACGGCCTGACCTCCACCGACGTCGTCGACACGGCGACAGGCTACCTGCTGCGGCAGGCAAATGAGATACTGCTGCGCGACATCGAGCAGTTCATCGAAATCCTGCGTGTGCAGGCGATTGCCTACAAGGATACGCCGATGATGGGACGCACGCATGGCGTTCATGCCGAGCCGACGACGTTCGGCCTGAAGGTCGCGCTGTGGTATGAGGAAATGAAGCGCAACCTGGAGCGCTTCCAGCATGCAGCCGACGGCGTGCAGTATGGCAAAATCTCCGGAGCGGTTGGCACCTATGCGAATATTGATCCATTCGTGGAGGAGTTCGTATGCCGCAAGCTGGGCACGAAGCCGGCGCCGATCTCGACACAGACGCTGCAGCGTGACCGCCATGCCGAATATATGGCGACACTGGCGCTGATCGCGACCTCCCTGGACAAGTTCGCGACCGAGATTCGCGCGCTGCAAAAGAGCGAGTTCCGCGAGGTGGAGGAGCCGTTCGCCAAGGGACAGAAGGGCTCGTCGGCGATGCCGCACAAGCGCAACCCGATCGGCTGCGAGAACATCTCCGGCCTGGCGCGCGTCATTCGCGGGCATATGATCTCCGCCTACGAGAATGTGCCGCTGTGGCATGAGCGCGACATCAGCCATTCCTCGGTAGAGCGTGTTATTCTGCCGGATGCGACGATGCTGCTCAACTATATGCTGAACCGTCTGGGCAACATTATCAAGAATCTGACGGTCTTCCCTGAGAATATGAAACGGAACATGCAGCGCACCTATGGGGTGCCGTTCTCCGGCCGTGTTATGACGAAGCTGATCGACAAGGGCTTCAGCCGCGAGCAGGCCTATGACACCGTGCAGCCACGCGCTATGCAGGCGTGGGAGGAGCAGCGCCAATTCCGCGACATTATCGAATCGACGCCGGAAATTACCGGGGTGCTGTCGGCGGAGGAGATCGATGATTGCTTCAACCCGGCCTGGCATCTGAAGCATGTCGATACGATCTTTGCCCGGCTTGGCCTGAACTAA